DNA from Pelodiscus sinensis isolate JC-2024 chromosome 1, ASM4963464v1, whole genome shotgun sequence:
GCACATCCCAGAGGGATGGTAACAACTCTTCGTTATGAAGAATCTTGGTACCAACCCTCTCCGCACAGAAACAGGGACACACGGGCCCAAGTTCAGGACAGGGTATAACATGGCAGCATGACGGATGGTGATGGTTTTGATTGAACCACCAAGTGCACTGAAATGGATGGTATCGAGGCAACGTCATCGGGTAGCAACGTGAGACACCAGGAGTGATGTGTACGATGTTTGCATTGGAGTAAAAGAAGTTTCTTGGAGAGGCTGTCTTTGACCGAGAATCTACCATTGACTGCATTGTGTCCATGGCAGGGAGTACTCAGGAGGAGTGGGTCGCTAGGGTCTGCTGACAACAGTTCCTGTATTTCATTTGATAATATGGGTGGCCTGgtgcctttgatccttatctgattttgtggtcttggGGGGCTCTCTTGAAGTCTATTttgctggctccctgtgcagagCCAGCCCGATATACAGGCAGGGTACGCACTAAGGTTTTCCAAcagtgagcagagtgagttttggcttgtgcaccaatattgaggttgcgtgtgctggtttggatgggtgccaccatggcacccaatttattcaCACACAAGTTCCTGGCCACCGGAGCAGATGCCCTCCCCCACCGcatgcggcaggtcctgttcctggcccCGGCCACCAGAACAGGCCTTGCCCTCCCCACCACCTGCACCATGTGGAAGCCCTGGCCATCAGAAGAGGCCATCTGTCTGTGGCATGTGTCTGTGGCAGGTCctgaccctctgccccagcggtTCTCCTGAGGTGGTGGGCGGGGGGAGAACTCTGCACACAGCCATGCAGGTGCGCACCTCAGTGGGAACATTGTACACAGGGGAGCCCATGTATGCAGCCAAATGGGTATCATCATTGCACAGGGCGAGATGCCCGTTAGCACAGCACATCCGTGACCGCTGAGCACAATACTTATTTACTAGCAATATCAGTTCTTCAACTGTATTCATCCAACGTCTCCCATTTGTACCCAGACCTCCAAGATCCTGGCTtgatccctccctctcccccacttctaTCTTGTCTCatctttatctctgctattacaGTTCATGCTCCTCCCAATTTCTCACCCTTCTCCCGCCTCTTTGTTTTTGCCTTTCATGGGGGCTGTCATCACCTGTCCTCGCCGAACGTAGTTTAGAGCCCTCCTCACGAGGTGGGCCAGTCTGCTTCCAAAcaggccctttccctccctcgaGAGGTCGTGTACCTATCCGTGGATGTCGGAGGTTTGCAGCTTGTCACACCCCAAGGCAAGAGGGAACGTGGACTGGTGAGACAGAGGCCTGAGCTCTGCCTCCATTCCTGGTGCCACCCTGGGTGGGACCCACCACAGAAATGATCCGGAGAGTGACattgggaggagaggaggagggttGGCAGTAAATATTGGGAAGCAGCTGAAGGGCTGAAATGCAGAAGTGGAGCAGAGGTGAGAGCCTGAGGAAAAAGGTAGGAGGGGGCAAGTATTCACAGGCCCATGTACAACCAGAATTAGAGTTAGAGGCAGCAACCCCAGGAGTCAATGAATGTGCACAGACCCATCCCCAGGTTGTCACACAGACACATCACACTAAGGCCAGGAAAGAGTTTAATGTCGCACACACAGCCCAGTCAGTGATGAAACCAGCCTGTCAACAGTCGACTCTGAAGGGAGTTCTGTGTGAGACCCAGAGCACCAGCACAAAACGTCAGGTCCTTTTACGAGTAAAGAGCAGACACAGCTTctcccggatctgtttggtcctcagcccatagatgatggggcttagcatggggggcaccaggaggtacACGTTGCCAATGAGAGCATGGAAATACAATGCCAGATTCTGGCCAAAGCGCTGTGTGAAGGAGGAGAAAAAACCAGGGACGTAAAAAGCTAAGATGGCACATACGTGGGAGCCACAGGTCCCAAAAGCTTTGAGCCGGGAGTCTTTCGTGGGGAGGTTGAAGATGGCCCGGAGGATCAGGAAATAGGACATGGCGATAAAAAATGTGTCCAGACCTTCCCCACAAAGTAGCTCAAAGAGGCCGTAGGAACTACTGAGGCTGATGTCGGCACAAGCCAGCTTCACCACATGGATGTTCTCGCAGTGCgtgtgggggatgatgttggttctgcaatatggccaccgTCTCACCAGGAAGGGATAGGGCAACGTGAGCATGACACCCCGCAGCAACACAGCCAGGCCGATCTTGGCCACTACTGGGTTtgtgaggatggtggaatgtctcagggggtggcagatggccacatagcgatccaacgccatggccacgaagatccctgACTCAATCACGGAGAAGCAGTGAACAAAGAATATCTGGGCGAGGCAGGCACTGAAtttgatctccctggaattgaaccagaagaggctcagcattttgggcagggtggacgtagacaggaccaggtcggtgacggccagcatgcagaggaaatagtacatgggaaCATGGAGGCTTGGTTCAAACTTCACAATGGAGAGGATGCTGAGGTTGCCCAAGAGCACTATGATGTACATGATGCAGGCGGGGATGGAGAGCCAGACATGGGccgcctccaggccagggatgcccagcaggatgaaggtggaggggttggtgaagtcggtggtgttggaatctgacatggagtcAGAGAGAAGGTGTCCGATCCTGATGCAGAACAACGTCTCCTATTCAAAACGCACATTCCCCCAACTTGCTGTAGGTGCCCAGGGTGATGGTCACAGCCCACATGCCTGGACGGAGAGACAAAGTGAATGTCACACACCACATGCCCTGCTCCACTCAAGCTCGTGTAgacgcgcactatgttatttcagaatatcgtGAGGTATTCTGAAATACTATTGCTGTATAGACAGACCCCTAGTGGTTCAAAAGGGCACATTAACTACAGCTGAGACAATTTCTCAGCAAAACTGTGAGGACaaaattagaagaaaaatatgaatgaaaCTTGGGAATTTTAAAGAAGGGATTATTAGATAGTCAAAACCGCGGATGAATTTAGCTAGAGATCTGTTTCATTGGCAAAGTGAAGGCAGCTATTACTGGGGGAAAGGCAatataaaacaaatggaaaagggaaaatagatAGCAAATAACAGGAATTGTATGTTACACTAAAGATATTAGGGGAAAATCCATCCTTTGCAAGGCTAAGGATAAAAAAAGGGAATTTATAAACTATATTAAGAATAAAAGAAATCCTATAAAATACTTAATTTGTGGAGACCGGGAGAAGTCCCAGATGATCGGAAAAAGGCAAATGGTAAtgtctatctttaaaaaagggaagaaaaacaatccagggaactacagaccagtcagcctctcctcagtaccgggaaaaatcatggaggggattgtCGGGCTCAACGGATAGtcatcaacagctcgatgtctggctcgtggtcagtttcaagtgcagtgccccaaggatctgttctaggaccagccctttgttattaatgacctggaagaggggatggattgcaccctcagcaagtttgcagatgacactaagctaggaggagagggagaTATGCTGGAAGGTTAAGCTACCTAGACTGATTAgagtattgggccaaaagaaatctgatgaggttcaatcaggacaagtatagagtcttGCAGtggggacggaagaatcccaaacattgttacaggatggggaccgactggctaagtagcagttctgcagaaaaggacctgggggttacagtggatgagaagctggatatgagtcaagagggcgcccttgtagccaagaaggctaatggcatattagggtgcattaggaggatcattgccagcaaatgtagagaagtgattattccccttcattcggctctggtgaggccacatctggaatatcgcatccagttctgggccctccactatagaaaggacgtggacacattggagagggtccagcagagggcaaccaaaatgatgagggtgctggagcacatgagctatgaggaaaggctgagggatttggacttgacaaagccctggatgcgATGTTCAAGAAATGTTATTGTTGTGCATTCAGGAAAAAGCAACGTGATGTTCTCTTGTTACTTAAGGTATCGAAGTACGTTCCAATCCCATAAGAGTGAACGAGGATGGTAAACACCATCTACAGTAGAACCTTAAAGTTATGAACTTGAGAGTAACAAATAGGCCACGCATGTGATTCTGAACCAGAAATGCGCAAATGGACAGCAGCAGagcctaaaaacaaacaaacaaacaaaaacaaacaaccaaacaaataaCTCAAGAAAACAAAGTAAAAGGGAGCTAGAGACCAGTTCTGTGTTAAATATAAATTATTGAAAATAAAAGGTAAATATAAAAGCAGTTTTCACTTGTTCATGATGCAATGGGATATCTGAGTTGAAGTTAGTTGAAAAAATCTAAGAATGTCGTTAATGCCAGTCAgcaacatgacttatgaagaacAGGCTTTGTGTAAaagcagcatcctctggcaaggagttccacaagttgtctGTGCTGGAAAGTCCCAGGGTTTTTAATCTTACCTCATATGAAAGCTGCTCCAGACACATTCTTGTTGCCTTTCTGGGACATTTTCTAATTAGAAATAGATCATTTCTGAGATGGggagaccacatctgtgtgcaatattccaagatttctctctcaGAATGGTAAGAGCAATGTTAAGCCCCAAtcttttgtctgtgtgtctgggacTATGATTGTGAACgtgcgttactttgcatttatgaacATCGCCCACTTTCTTGCGCAATCAGCTAGTTTTGCGAggtccctttgtagctcttcgcTGTTGGCTTTGGATTCATTATCCTGAACAGTTTTTTAACATCTGCAGATTTTATCACCTTATCACCTTTCTCCAGATGCTGTATAAAGCCCTGTTCCCAGTGCAGCACTATTTACCACCCTCCATTCTAAAACCTGACTATTTCTTCTcacccctttgtttcctgtcttgtaacCAGTTCCCGATCCATGAGATCCTTCCTCTTTGGCCTCCGGCAGCTGACTCGGCTTAAAGAACTTTGGTGGGGGACCTTGTAAAACACTTTCTAAAATTCTTAGCCTGGCATAGCCATGGGATCTCTCTGGCCCACATGCCTGTGGGCCCTGA
Protein-coding regions in this window:
- the LOC102459380 gene encoding olfactory receptor 52E4-like, which gives rise to MSDSNTTDFTNPSTFILLGIPGLEAAHVWLSIPACIMYIIVLLGNLSILSIVKFEPSLHVPMYYFLCMLAVTDLVLSTSTLPKMLSLFWFNSREIKFSACLAQIFFVHCFSVIESGIFVAMALDRYVAICHPLRHSTILTNPVVAKIGLAVLLRGVMLTLPYPFLVRRWPYCRTNIIPHTHCENIHVVKLACADISLSSSYGLFELLCGEGLDTFFIAMSYFLILRAIFNLPTKDSRLKAFGTCGSHVCAILAFYVPGFFSSFTQRFGQNLALYFHALIGNVYLLVPPMLSPIIYGLRTKQIREKLCLLFTRKRT